The Glycine soja cultivar W05 chromosome 6, ASM419377v2, whole genome shotgun sequence genome has a window encoding:
- the LOC114417185 gene encoding probable protein phosphatase 2C 58 — protein MTGKDILHIMKVKAGFAPPDTGKGKGKISKHITHGFHLMKGKSAHPMEDYLVSEFKQEKDRELGLFAIFDGHLGHDVASYLQNHLFQNILKEHDFWTETESAVKRAYLETDEKILEQALVLGRGGSTAVTAILIDGQKLIVANVGDSRAVICENGKARQLSVDHEPSKEKKWIERRGGFVSKIPGDVPRVDGQLAVARAFGDRSLKMHLSSEPDVLVEEVDPHTEFLILASDGIWKVMSNEEAVESIRQIKDAQAAAKHLIEEAVSRKSKDDISCIVVRF, from the exons ATGACTGGCAAAGACATCCTCCATATAATGAAg GTGAAAGCAGGGTTTGCACCACCAGACACAgggaaaggaaaaggcaaaatatCAAAACACATCACACAtggctttcacttgatgaaggGCAAATCGGCACATCCTATGGAAGATTATTTAGTTTCGGAATTTAAGCAAGAAAAGGATAGAGAATTAGGCTTGTTTGCAATATTTGATGGCCACTTAGGCCATGATGTTGCCAGCTATTTGCAGAACCACCTTTTCCAAAACATCTTGAAAGAG CATGACTTTTGGACTGAGACAGAAAGCGCGGTGAAGAGAGCTTACCTTGAAACAGATGAGAAAATATTGGAACAAGCACTTGTGTTGGGGCGAGGAGGGTCAACAGCTGTGACTGCAATACTTATTGATGGTCAGAAGCTTATAGTAGCAAATGTTGGTGACTCAAGAGCTGTTATTTGTGAGAATGGAAAGGCAAGACAACTATCTGTGGATCATGAACCaagcaaggaaaaaaaatggattgAGAGGCGTGGCGGGTTTGTATCAAAAATTCCAG GAGATGTCCCTCGAGTAGATGGACAGCTGGCAGTAGCAAGGGCTTTTGGTGACAGGAGCCTGAAGATGCATCTTAGTTCAGAACCTGATGTGCTTGTAGAGGAAGTAGATCCACATACAGAGTTTCTTATTCTGGCTAGTGATGGAATATGGAAG GTTATGTCAAACGAAGAAGCAGTGGAATCTATTCGACAAATAAAGGATGCTCAAGCTGCAGCAAAGCACTTGATAGAAGAGGCAGTTTCCAGGAAAAGCAAGGATGATATATCTTGCATAGTTGTAAGGTTCTAA